From a single Gaiellales bacterium genomic region:
- the coxB gene encoding cytochrome c oxidase subunit II: MKVPTPRQRSLVLAAFTAVTVLAFTAAPAAADTATFQHPAGPASHAMDQIYRAVLGVTVTIFVLVGGWLLYSALRFRVKPGDPDTEPPQVHGSTRLEIGWTLAPVLVLGALVGYTLDNVHTVKNAPANAMVVNVKAQQFSFTYLYGADSGASGKAPSTPSTLVVPVDTPVKLLVRSIDVDHDWWVPALGPKIDAIPGQTNSTWFQADHTGTYTGQCAEFCGLGHATMIITVKVLSRDDWNAYTAKLQRT; encoded by the coding sequence GTGAAGGTGCCCACGCCCCGACAGCGCTCGCTCGTCCTGGCCGCGTTCACGGCGGTGACGGTGCTGGCGTTCACTGCGGCGCCCGCGGCGGCCGACACGGCGACGTTCCAGCACCCGGCCGGGCCGGCCTCGCACGCCATGGACCAGATCTACCGGGCCGTCCTCGGCGTGACCGTGACGATCTTCGTGCTGGTGGGCGGGTGGCTGCTCTACTCCGCGCTGCGCTTCCGGGTCAAGCCGGGCGATCCCGACACCGAGCCGCCCCAGGTGCACGGCTCGACCCGGCTCGAGATCGGCTGGACACTCGCACCGGTGCTCGTCCTGGGGGCGCTGGTCGGATACACGCTCGACAACGTCCACACCGTCAAGAACGCGCCGGCGAACGCGATGGTCGTGAACGTGAAGGCCCAGCAGTTCTCGTTCACGTACCTCTACGGCGCCGATTCAGGCGCCTCGGGCAAGGCCCCGAGCACGCCATCGACGCTGGTGGTACCCGTGGACACGCCCGTGAAGCTGCTCGTGCGCTCGATCGACGTCGACCACGACTGGTGGGTGCCGGCGCTCGGCCCGAAGATCGACGCGATCCCCGGCCAGACCAACTCGACCTGGTTCCAGGCAGACCACACCGGGACGTACACCGGCCAGTGCGCGGAGTTCTGCGGCCTTGGCCACGCCACGATGATCATCACCGTGAAGGTGCTCTCTCGAGACGACTGGAACGCCTACACCGCGAAGCTCCAGAGGACATGA